The following are encoded together in the Pseudomonas sediminis genome:
- a CDS encoding cysteine-rich CWC family protein: protein MDRQHCPLCGKSNQCSVAAGRDEPCWCFDAQIDPAALQRLTPEQRDQACLCPACAGALKATEPRERD from the coding sequence ATGGACAGGCAACACTGCCCGCTATGCGGCAAGAGCAACCAGTGCAGTGTCGCCGCCGGGCGTGACGAGCCCTGCTGGTGCTTCGACGCGCAAATCGACCCGGCCGCGCTGCAACGCCTGACGCCCGAGCAACGCGACCAGGCCTGCCTGTGCCCGGCCTGCGCTGGTGCGCTGAAAGCCACTGAGCCCCGCGAGCGCGATTGA